The DNA sequence CATGATCGTCCTCAAGCGGCCCTACCGCCGCGAGACCCGCAACCTGGAGGACCTCGACGACGTCCTGTGGGCGGCCGGCGGTCTGGGCACCGCCTTCTCCGGCATCGTCGGCGTCGGCCTGGCGACGTTCGCCGGACGCCGGCTGAACGCCTCCGCCCGCATCGCCGAGCGCATCGCCGACGGCGACCTCACGGCCCGGCTCCGGCCGCGCGGCGGCAAGGACGAGATCGCCCGGCTGACCATCGCCGTCAACACCATGGCCGACGCGCTCGCCGCCCGCCTCCAGGCCGAGCGCGAGGTGACCGCCAACATCGCGCACGAACTCCGTACCCCCGTCGCCGGACTGGTCGCCGCGGCGGCCCTGCTGCCGCCCGGCCGGCCCGCCGAGATGGTCCAGGAACGGGCCCGGCGGGTGCACACCCTCATGGAGGACGTCCTGGAGGTGGCCCGGCTCGACGCGGACACCGAACGGGTCGAGACCGACGTCCGCGCCCTCGCCGACCTCGCCCGCCGCGCGGCCGGCGCCGCGGCCGGGCCGGGCGGTACGGCGGCGGAGGTACGGGTGGTGCGCGACTGCCTGGTGGAGACGGACCCGCGGCGCGTCGAACGCATACTGACCAACCTCGTCACCAACGCCTACCGGCACGGCGCCGAACCCGTCGTCGCCGAGGTGGACGGCGGCGTCATCCGCGTCCGCGACGGCGGCCCCGGCTTCCCCGAACCCCTCCTGGCCCACGGCCCCCAGCGCTTCCGTACGGAGTCCGGCGCCGGCCTCGGCCTCGGCCTGACCATCGCCGCGGGCCAGGCGCGGGTGCTGGGCGCTCCGCTGACCTTCGCCAACCGGCCGGAGGGCGGGGCGGAGGCGGTGCTGGACCTGCGGGGGGCGGTGCGGGGGCCGGCGGAGCCGGGGCCGGGGTAGGGGGCGGCCTTCACGTTCCGGACCCGGGGTGCCCGCCGGGCCCCGGCCGCTCGCCGACTCCGGACGTCGGATGTCGGTCCGGACTTCAGGCTGGGCCGGTGGCTGCCCCGACGGTCGACGACCGCTGCCCGGTGCCCGGCGGCTCAGGGGTGCCCATAAGGGGCGAGGACGGCCGCGTCATGCGGCGCCGCCGCGCCACGCCTGGCACCCCCTGACCATCACGACTCCTCGGGCAGGCTCCCCAAGAAGTCCAGCAGCGCCGCGTTGACCTCGTCCGGCCGCTCCTGCTGCGTCCAGTGACCACAGCCCGGAAGGATCAGGCTGCGGTGCAGACCGGGCAGCACCTCGGGCAGCGAGGGCAGCAGTTCGTCCATGCCGGGGAAGGCCATCACCAGGTCGCGGTCGCCCGCCATATAGAGCGCCGGAACCTCGATGACCCGGCTGTCGAAGGCGGCCAGCAGCTCCCAGCTGCGGTCGATGTTGCGGTACCAGTTGAGGCCGCCGGTGAAGGCCCGCTCCCCGTGCCGGGCGTACTCGCCGACGAAGACCTCGATGTCCGCCTCGGTCAGCCAGCCGGGCAACCGCTCGGGCCGCGGCATGGCGGCCGTGGCGGACCCGCCCTCGGCCACCACGCCCATGGGGGTGGGGCTGTCGCCGGAGGCGGCGGTCAGAAGACCGCGGAAGGTGCCGGCGATGTCGGCGGCGTACTCGGCGTCGGCGACGCCCGGTTCCTGGAAGTGCACCTGGTAGAAGTCGTCGCCCAGCTTCGCGCGCATCTCGCTCAGCGGCCGGAGCGTGCCGCGCGGGGTCGGCGGGACGCTCAGCCCGGCCACGCCGCGTACGAGGTCCGGGCGGAGCAGGGCGGTGCTCCAGGCGACCGGCGCGCCCCAGTCGTGTCCGACCACGACCGCCTGCCGCTCGCCCAGGGCGTGGATCAGGCCGACCACGTCGCCGGTCAGGTGCAGCATGGTGTAGGCGTCGATCCGCTCCGGCTGGTCGCTGCGGGCGTAGCCGCGCTGGTCGGGGGCCACCACCCGGTAGCCGGCCGCGGCCAGTGGCTCGAACTGGTGCCGCCAGGAGTACCAGCACTCGGGGAAGCCGTGCAGCAGCAGGACCAGTGGGCCCTCGCCCTGTTCCGCGATGTGCAGTCTGACGCCGTTAACCTCGACGTAGCGGTGACTGACCGCGTCGCTCATGCGTACCTCCTGGCAGCTGTGGGCCGGATGTCGTACGCCGCCCACCCTAGGGCGGCAGGAACGCCGGGGTACCGGGGGTCCGTTACCGCCGGGAGCGGGAAGGGGACCCCTGTGGGACGGTGCCACCGGTGGCCGCTCCGACGGCCGGGGGGACGGCTTCGCGCCGCAGCGGCTTGGCGTAGCAGCGGCTCGACTCGTACTCCCGGTAGATGCCGAACTTCGGCTCCGCCGGCGCGTAACCGCTCGACGCGTAGAGGGTGATCGCCTCCGGCTGCTTCGTCCCGGTCTCCAGGACCATCCGCAGCCGGCCCGCCGCCCGCGCGTCCTCCTCCAGCAGCGCGAGGATCCGCCGCGCCAGCCCGCGCCCCCGCGCGGCCGGCACCACGTACATCCGCTTGAGCTCGGCGTCGCCGTCCGCGTACCCCTCGCCGTCGCGATCCCGCGCGCGCCAGCCGCCGGAGGCGACGGGGGTGCCGTCGTCCTCGTACGCGATGAGATATAGGCCACGCGGCGGGGCGAAGTGCGCGGCCTCCAGGGGGGTCATGTCACCCTCGTCGCCGTAGCGCGCCTGGTACTCCAGCTGCACCTCATCGTTGAGTTTCACGGCGTCCGGATGGCCGAAGGGCACAGGCAGAATCCGCATCCCGCGATCGTACGATCAGCCGACCGGGGGCGACAGGGGCGCCCGCAAAGTCGGTATCGTGCCGGAATGCTCACCCTGACTGTGACCTCCGTGAACGTGAACGGCCTGCGCGCCGCCGCCAAGAAGGGCTTCGTGGAGTGGCTGGCGGCGACCGACGCCGACGTCGTCTGCCTCCAGGAAGTCCGCGCCGAGCCGCAGCAGCTCCCCGACGAGGTGCGCGAGCCCGAGGGCTGGCACGCCTTCCACGCACCCGCCGCCGCCAAGGGCCGGGCCGGCGTCTCCGTCTACTCCCGGCGCGAGCCCGACGCGGTACGGGTCGGGTTCGGCTCCGCCGAGTTCGACGGCACCGGCCGCTACCTGGAGATCGACCTCCCGGGCGTCACCGTCGCCAGCCTCTACCTGCCCTCGGGCGAGGTCGGCACCGAGCGCCAGGACGAGAAGGAGCGCTTCATGGACGCGTTCCTCCCCTACCTCGTCTCCCTGAAGGCCCGCGCCGCGGATGGGGGTACCTCCCATGCGTTCAGCTATGGGGGAGGCCGCGAGGTCCTCGTCTGCGGCGACTGGAACATCGCTCACCAGG is a window from the Streptomyces mobaraensis genome containing:
- a CDS encoding sensor histidine kinase, with the translated sequence MGLRTKIGAAITVTAALVAVLIGFVVHHRTGVNQLATARESIEARLANAVEDHAAGIDRQHTLVNPDGMPAPLRAAAEDGKRATYLDRSGREPVLWAATRLGDDMIVLKRPYRRETRNLEDLDDVLWAAGGLGTAFSGIVGVGLATFAGRRLNASARIAERIADGDLTARLRPRGGKDEIARLTIAVNTMADALAARLQAEREVTANIAHELRTPVAGLVAAAALLPPGRPAEMVQERARRVHTLMEDVLEVARLDADTERVETDVRALADLARRAAGAAAGPGGTAAEVRVVRDCLVETDPRRVERILTNLVTNAYRHGAEPVVAEVDGGVIRVRDGGPGFPEPLLAHGPQRFRTESGAGLGLGLTIAAGQARVLGAPLTFANRPEGGAEAVLDLRGAVRGPAEPGPG
- a CDS encoding alpha/beta fold hydrolase — protein: MSDAVSHRYVEVNGVRLHIAEQGEGPLVLLLHGFPECWYSWRHQFEPLAAAGYRVVAPDQRGYARSDQPERIDAYTMLHLTGDVVGLIHALGERQAVVVGHDWGAPVAWSTALLRPDLVRGVAGLSVPPTPRGTLRPLSEMRAKLGDDFYQVHFQEPGVADAEYAADIAGTFRGLLTAASGDSPTPMGVVAEGGSATAAMPRPERLPGWLTEADIEVFVGEYARHGERAFTGGLNWYRNIDRSWELLAAFDSRVIEVPALYMAGDRDLVMAFPGMDELLPSLPEVLPGLHRSLILPGCGHWTQQERPDEVNAALLDFLGSLPEES
- a CDS encoding GNAT family N-acetyltransferase, whose translation is MRILPVPFGHPDAVKLNDEVQLEYQARYGDEGDMTPLEAAHFAPPRGLYLIAYEDDGTPVASGGWRARDRDGEGYADGDAELKRMYVVPAARGRGLARRILALLEEDARAAGRLRMVLETGTKQPEAITLYASSGYAPAEPKFGIYREYESSRCYAKPLRREAVPPAVGAATGGTVPQGSPSRSRR
- a CDS encoding exodeoxyribonuclease III, which produces MLTLTVTSVNVNGLRAAAKKGFVEWLAATDADVVCLQEVRAEPQQLPDEVREPEGWHAFHAPAAAKGRAGVSVYSRREPDAVRVGFGSAEFDGTGRYLEIDLPGVTVASLYLPSGEVGTERQDEKERFMDAFLPYLVSLKARAADGGTSHAFSYGGGREVLVCGDWNIAHQEADLKNWKANRKSAGFLPEERAWLTKVFEEYVDVVRAQHPDVAGPYSWWSYRGRAFDNDSGWRIDYHVATPGLAERALKAYVERAASHAERWSDHAPVTVVYGG